Sequence from the Fusobacterium periodonticum ATCC 33693 genome:
GAAAGAGTAATTTAACAGCTTCTATAAGTGGTATTTCTGGTCTATATGGTTATAAAAATGATAATTTAAAAGCTAGAATAACTGGAAGTACTTCATCTTTTGAAATTAAAGGAGATAGAGTTAAAAAAGATGCAGTGAAAATCTTAATTGATTACAATGTACAAAAAGCTACTGGATTTAACTATGGATTAGAGGGAACTTACATTTCAAATTCAGATGAAAATAATGTAAAAATCGGTATAAAAGCTGGTTATACATTCTAAAAATAATAAGAAAGGGCTATAGCCCTTTCTTAATTTATTTTTATAAGTTTTCTAAATATTTTTTCAGCTCTTAAATAATGTTTTTTTGTTAAATCTAAAGTTAGGGCTATATTATTTTCTTCTATAGATTTAATAATACTTCCATGATCTTCTAAACAAGCTTTTCTATTTTTTAAAGAAACAGCTCCCTTATGATAGGCTTTAACTAAGATTTCATTTATTAGGTTATATTTTTTAAATAAATCCTTCAACAACTTATTATTTGAATAATCAAAAAAAGTTTTATGAAAATGATAGTCATAATCATAATATAAATCAGTTGCTACATTATCTTCTTCTAATTCTACATATTTTTTTAAATTAGCAAGAATCTCTTTTCTATTTTCAGGATTTTTCAAAGAATATTCAATAACTCCTAAAGTAATTGTCATAATTAATTGATTGACTTCACAAGCAAAATGTGGATCAAAATCTATCAGTTTTGCCTCTGATCTTGTTACTTCTTCGACTATACCATCTTCTTTTAGTCTAAGTATTGCATCTCTTATTGGAGTAGAACTTACTTCAAATCTTTCTTGTAAATTTTTATTGACTAAAACCTCACCAAAATTTATTTTAGAATTGATTATATCTTCTTTTAAAATCTTATATATCTGCTCACTTAACAAATCTTTTACTACTTTCATAATACTGTCCTCCCCAATACTTAACTATATAAAAATATAACATATTTAATAAAAAAGTTCAAATTTAATTAACTTCTCTAAAAAATTCTAAAAATGTTTTTTTTAGATTTTTTTTACTTATTTAAAACAAAAATAAAAATATTGACATTATTTTGAAAATGAGCTATACTCTATCTAGAAAATACATAATGCATTATGTATTAAACATTAATTTTTTTAGGAGGAATTATTATGAGATTTGAAGATTATCCAGCAGAGCCATTTAGAATTAAAAGTGTAGAAACAGTTAAAATGATTGATAAGGCAGAAAGAGAAGAAGTAATTAAAAAAGCAGGATATAATACTTTCTTAATTAACTCAGAAGACGTTTACATTGACTTATTAACTGATAGTGGAACTAATGCTATGAGTGATAAACAATGGGCAGGACTTATGCAAGGTGACGAAGCCTATGCAGGAAGTAGAAACTTCTTCCACTTAGAATCAACTGTACAAGAAATATTTGGGTTTAAACATATAGTTCCTACTCACCAAGGAAGAGGAGCAGAAAACCTTTTATCTCAAATAGCTATAAAACCTGGGCAATATGTTCCTGGAAATATGTATTTCACAACTACTAGATATCACCAAGAAAGAAATGGTGGAATATTTAAAGATATTATAAGAGATGAAGCACATGATGCAACTCTTAATGTTCCTTTCAAAGGAGATATAGATTTAAACAAATTACAAAAATTAATAGATGAAGTTGGAGCAGAAAACATAGCTTATGTATGTTTAGCAGTAACTGTTAACCTAGCTGGTGGACAACCTGTTTCAATGAAAAATATGAAAGCTGTTAGAGAATTAACTAACAGATATGGAATAAAAGTTTTCTATGACGCAACTAGATGTGTTGAAAATGCTTATTTCATAAAAGAACAAGAAGAAGGATATGCAGATAAAACTATAAAAGAAATAGTACATGAAATGTTCAGCTATGCTGATGGATGTACTATGAGTGGTAAAAAAGACTGTCTTGTTAATATCGGTGGATTCTTATGTATGAACGACGAAGAACTATTCTTAAAAGCTAAAGAATTAGTTGTTGTTTATGAAGGAATGCCTTCTTATGGAGGACTTGCTGGTAGAGACATGGAAGCTATGGCAATAGGATTAAAAGAATCTTTACAATATGAATATATCAGACATAGAGTTTTACAAGTTAGATACCTAGGAGAAAAATTAAAAGAAGCTGGAGTACCTATACTTGAACCAGTTGGAGGACACGCTGTATTCTTAGATGCTAGAAGATTCTGTCCTCATATCCCTCAAGAAGAATTCCCAGCTCAAGCACTTGCAGCAGCTATTTATGTTGAATGTGGTGTAAGAACTATGGAAAGAGGAATCATTTCTGCAGGAAGAGATGTAAAAACTGGTGAAAACCATAAACCTAAACTAGAAACAGTTAGAGTTACTATCCCTAGAAGAGTTTACACTTATAAACATATGGATATAGTAGCTGAAGGTATCATCAAATTATACAAACATAAAGATGACATCAAACCTCTAGAATTTGTTTATGAACCTAAACAATTAA
This genomic interval carries:
- a CDS encoding tyrosine phenol-lyase, coding for MRFEDYPAEPFRIKSVETVKMIDKAEREEVIKKAGYNTFLINSEDVYIDLLTDSGTNAMSDKQWAGLMQGDEAYAGSRNFFHLESTVQEIFGFKHIVPTHQGRGAENLLSQIAIKPGQYVPGNMYFTTTRYHQERNGGIFKDIIRDEAHDATLNVPFKGDIDLNKLQKLIDEVGAENIAYVCLAVTVNLAGGQPVSMKNMKAVRELTNRYGIKVFYDATRCVENAYFIKEQEEGYADKTIKEIVHEMFSYADGCTMSGKKDCLVNIGGFLCMNDEELFLKAKELVVVYEGMPSYGGLAGRDMEAMAIGLKESLQYEYIRHRVLQVRYLGEKLKEAGVPILEPVGGHAVFLDARRFCPHIPQEEFPAQALAAAIYVECGVRTMERGIISAGRDVKTGENHKPKLETVRVTIPRRVYTYKHMDIVAEGIIKLYKHKDDIKPLEFVYEPKQLRFFTARFGIKK
- a CDS encoding GntR family transcriptional regulator, whose translation is MKVVKDLLSEQIYKILKEDIINSKINFGEVLVNKNLQERFEVSSTPIRDAILRLKEDGIVEEVTRSEAKLIDFDPHFACEVNQLIMTITLGVIEYSLKNPENRKEILANLKKYVELEEDNVATDLYYDYDYHFHKTFFDYSNNKLLKDLFKKYNLINEILVKAYHKGAVSLKNRKACLEDHGSIIKSIEENNIALTLDLTKKHYLRAEKIFRKLIKIN